In one window of Mytilus trossulus isolate FHL-02 chromosome 7, PNRI_Mtr1.1.1.hap1, whole genome shotgun sequence DNA:
- the LOC134724603 gene encoding prostaglandin reductase-3-like — translation MADLPSTYKKIVAVKLGTNFRDVTKVVDAPMPVPEEGQVLVKNRFVGINASDVNFTAGKYDPNAKLPFDCGFEGLGEVVAVGAGTSIAVGTPVMYMVYGAFSEYKVVPTNRLTKVKKIAPEYLPCQVSAGTAAISLDKLADLKSGETVFVSAAAGGTGQFAVQWAKKAGCHVIGTCSSPEKANFLKTLGCDRTINYKTENINEVLKAEYPNGLDVVYESVGGEMFETCFNNLKVRGRLVIIGYISKYGTDTTSQVMPFLASLPQKVLTKSISIHGFFLPHYPVEMFTFPGKIAEMYNNGQIKSLVDTGQKIPNGPFVGIDKVADAVEYLYTGKSFGKIVVEIK, via the exons AGTTCCAGAAGAAGGTCAAGTCCTGGTTAAAAATAG ATTTGTCGGTATAAATGCGTCAGACGTTAATTTTACCGCTGGAAAGTATGATCCCAATGCTAAGCTACCTTTTGATTGTGGATTTGAG GGACTAGGAGAAGTTGTTGCCGTTGGAGCGGGCACATCGATTGCTGTTGGTACACCAGTTATGTATATGGTTTATGGAGCTTTCAGTGAATACAag gtAGTGCCGACTAATAGATTaacaaaagtaaagaaaatagcTCCTGAGTATCTTCCATGTCAAGTTAGTGCAGGAACGGCTGCCATCTCATTGGATAAG CTGGCTGATTTAAAGAGTGGAGAAACTGTGTTTGTTTCTG CTGCTGCAGGAGGAACTGGACAATTTGCT gtACAGTGGGCCAAAAAAGCTGGTTGTCACGTTATAGGTACTTGTTCCTCACCGGAAAAggcaaattttttaaaa ACCCTAGGATGTGATAGAACAATTAActacaaaacagaaaatataaatgaagtTCTGAAAGCTGAGTATCCg aATGGTTTGGACGTTGTATACGAATCAGTTGGCGGAGAAATGTTTGAAACCTGCTTTAATAA tttgaaAGTAAGAGGTCGGTTGGTGATTATTGGTTACATAAGCAAGTATGGAACAGACACCACGTCACAAGTTATGCCTTTCTTGGCATCATTACCACAAAAG GTGCTGACAAAGTCTATAAGTATTCATGGATTTTTCCTTCCCCATTATCCTGTTGAAATGTTCACGTTCCCGGGAAAAATAGCTGAGATGTACAACAatggtcaaataaaaagttTGGTGGACACCGGTCAAAAAATACCAAATGGACCCTTTGTTGGTATTGATAAAGTAGCCGATGCTGTTGAG tatttatACACTGGGAAGAGTTTTGGAAAAATAGTTGTGGAAATAAAGTAG